A DNA window from Rhineura floridana isolate rRhiFlo1 chromosome 11, rRhiFlo1.hap2, whole genome shotgun sequence contains the following coding sequences:
- the LOC133367437 gene encoding vomeronasal type-2 receptor 26-like: MNVSSWGQELSIARWASLMILILLLQMPQIVSKNVDKRLDQQTLAPNGSRIPENIVIGEFVSFLIHTFREIPYTTTPDPEVTVNLVPNYYHQVLAFSFAMNEINKNVNLLPNTTLSSIFSQNAYNEMGSCSGTMELLFPTKGKTLNYICSETYKLMAIIGGLTFHNSKQMPHILNIYKMPQLTYASFDPELSDKTQFPSVYRMMPNERPQYSGIVQLLQHFGWTWIGLIASDDDSGELLLRTLIPWLHHRSICIAFKEIIPTPKEPWDAALLGNKNLARIRSTLVSVETNVILVHGDSRSMEGLRLVLFLQEFKQPKPIERVWIITAQWDFTTVLHTLAFTPRSFNGTLSFALHTKGVADYEEFLETVNPNQSTLYYIYHFWSVTFMCAFPTYNLNAPGIENCTGEEKLRNLSEIVFQKGMSGQSYSIYNAVYAVAHALHAMFSSRSKQKALGDGATWKLSNIYPWQLHSFLKNVHFNNSAGEEIFFDKNGELAAGYDVINTVMFLNKSIHKVRVGRMDPQAPERKKFTINGSAVVWNQRFNQQQQQQQQMRQISSLQIIFYEILPKSTCAESCQPGHSRIMRQEEQICCYDCPQCSEGMISNLVDAEHCNKCPEDEHPNKNQDHCIPKLIIYLSYGEPLGIILVSFALFVSLITLVIMWIFIQHHNTPIVKANNWNITYTLLNSLLLSFLCSFLFIGQPEKVTCLLRQTVFGIIFSLAVSCVLAKTITVVVAFMATKPGNRMRKWIGKRLTLSVIILCTLIQTGICVVWLATSPPFPEFDMHSQTGQIIVQCNEGSALMFYSVLGYMGLLAIISFTAAFFARKLPDTFNEAKLITFSMLVFCSVWVAFVPTYLSTKGKYMVAVEIFSILASSFGLLCCIFLPKFYIIILRPELNTREQLVRKKNLVA, encoded by the exons CCTAGTGCCAAATTACTACCACCAAGTTCTTGCTTTTTCGTTTGCTATGAATGAGATCAACAAGAATGTCAACCTCTTACCCAACACAACACTgtcttccatcttcagtcaaaATGCTTACAATGAAATGGGAAGCTGCTCTGGCACTATGGAACTCCTTTTCCCAACAAAGGGGAAGACCCTTAATTACATCTGTAGTGAGACATACAAGCTAATGGCCATCATTGGTGGACTCACCTTTCATAACTCCAAGCAGATGCCTCACATCTTAAATATCTATAAGATGCcacag CTCACTTATGCCTCCTTTGACCCTGAACTGAGTGATAAAACACAGTTCCCTTCTGTCTATCGGATGATGCCAAATGAAAGGCCTCAGTATTCTGGGATTGTtcagctgcttcagcattttggatggACCTGGATTGGCCTGATTGCTTCAGATGATGACAGTGGAGAATTGTTACTGAGGACTCTCATTCCTTGGCTGCACCACAGgagtatttgtattgcttttaaggaAATTATTCCAACACCAAAGGAACCTTGGGATGCAGCACTGCTAGGAAATAAGAACTTGGCAAGAATAAGATCTACTCTTGTGTCAGTTGAAACCAATGTGATTCTTGTTCATGGAGATTCACGGTCTATGGAAGGCTTACGACTTGTTCTGTTCTTACAAGAATTTAAGCAACCAAAACCAATAGAGAGGGTTTGGATCATCACAGCTCAATGGGATTTCACAACTGTGTTGCATACGTTAGCATTCACACCAAGATCCTTCAATGGCACCTTGTCCTTCGCACTCCACACTAAGGGTGTGGCAGATTATGAAGAGTTCCTTGAGACGGTCAATCCTAATCAATCTACACTTTATTACATCTATCATTTCTGGTCCGTTACATTTATGTGTGCATTCCCCACATATAACCTTAATGCGCCAGGCATAGAAAATTGTACTGGAGAAGAGAAGTTGAGGAACCTCTCTGAAATTGTGTTTCAAAAGGGAATGTCAGGTCAGAGTTACAGTATCTACAATGCAGTTTATGCTGTGGCACATGCTCTCCATGCCATGTTCTCATCAAGATCTAAGCAGAAGGCTTTGGGAGATGGAGCCACATGGAAGCTCTCAAATATTTATCCATGGCAG CTTCACTCCTTTCTGAAAAATGTACACTTcaacaatagtgctggggaagAAATATTTTTTGATAAAAATGGAGAGTTAGCAGCTGGATATGATGTCATCAACACAGTCATGTTTCTTAATAAGTCCATCCATAAAGTCCGTGTTGGAAGGATGGACCCACAGGCTCCTGAAAGAAAGAAGTTCACCATCAATGGAAGTGCTGTTGTGTGGAATCAGAGGTTTAACCAG cagcagcagcagcagcaacaaatgaGGCAGATCAGCAGCCTACAAATAATCTTCTATGAG ATCCTTCCCAAATCCAcatgtgctgagagttgccagccTGGACACAGCAGAATCATGCGACAGGAGGAACAGATTTGTTGTTATGATTGTCCTCAGTGCTCTGAAGGAATGATTTCAAACCTGGTGG ATGCAGAACATTGCAACAAGTGCCCTGAGGATGAGCATCCAAACAAGAACCAGGATCACTGCATCCCTAAACTTATAATCTATCTATCATATGGAGAGCCCTTGGGAATAATTCTGGTTTCGTTTGCTCTTTTTGTTTCTCTGATCACCCTTGTGATAATGTGGATCTTCATTCAACATCATAATACCCCCATTGTCAAGGCTAACAACTGGAATATCACCTACACCCTGCTCAATTCCCTTTTGCTTAGTTTTCTTTGTTCATTCCTATTCATAGGACAGCCTGAGAAGGTGACCTGCCTTCTCCGGCAAACAGTGTTTGGAATCATCTTCTCCCTCgctgtttcttgtgtgttggctaaaaccatcactgtggttgtGGCCTTCATGGCCACCAAGCCAGGAAACAGAATGAGGAAATGGATAGGAAAGAGGCTGACACTATCAGTCATCATCCTCTGTACTCTTATTCAAACGGGCATCTGTGTAGTGTGGTTGGCAACCTCTCCACCCTTCCCAGAGTTTGACATGCACTCCCAGACTGGCCAGATCATTGTGCAATGCAATGAAGGATCAGCCCTCATGTTTTATAGTGTCCTGGGCTACATGGGACTTCTGGCCATCATCAGCTTCACTGCGGCTTTCTTTGCCAGGAAGTTGCCTGATACTTTCAATGAAGCCAaactgatcaccttcagcatgctggtgttttgcagtgtttgggtgGCTTTTGtccccacctacctgagcaccaaagggaaatacatggttgctgtggagatcttctccatcttggcctctagTTTTGGATTATTGTGTTGCATCTTCCTCCCCAAATTCTACATTATTATACTGAGGCCTGAGCTGAATACCAGAGAGCAGCTGGTAAGGAAaaagaatttggttgcctga